In one Echinicola marina genomic region, the following are encoded:
- a CDS encoding NAD(P)/FAD-dependent oxidoreductase: protein MSNQKAIIIGAGPAGLTAALELLRKTKIKPIVLEKTNYVGGISKTVNYKGNRIDIGGHRFFSKSDDIMKWWTEILPIEGEKSIKFDEIVNISYQNKHRSITVNSNGPNPDFEEKVMLLRERLSRIYYQKKFFSYPIQLSIETLKNLGTIKVFKVIFSYLKIKFFPLKEINSLEDFIINRFGKELYITFFKSYTEKVWGVPCHKLSADWGAQRIKGLSVTKIIKHAILKVDKNSINQKKTEQSLIERFLYPKYGPGQMWEEVAKEIVNMGGEIIFQANVDGLTLQNKNITEVYYSKTGNKKVINADYVFSSMPIKKLISLFGNHTPKLIRNLADGLKYRDFLTIGILVSNLKIKNKDGSEIKDNWIYIQEPGVKIGRLQIFNNWSPYMVKDKNTVWLGLEYFCNKGDQLWEMNNKSIISFGLEELSKIGIINKDSFLDGTVIRMPKAYPAYLGTYNEIHKIQEFLDSFENLFPIGRNGMHRYNNQDHSMLTAIASVDDIKYNLGTKSKIWEVNETNDYLEKK from the coding sequence ATGAGTAACCAAAAAGCCATAATTATAGGGGCGGGACCAGCAGGACTAACTGCAGCTTTAGAACTACTAAGAAAAACAAAAATCAAACCAATCGTATTAGAGAAAACTAACTATGTTGGAGGGATATCTAAAACAGTAAATTATAAAGGGAATCGAATTGATATCGGTGGGCATAGGTTTTTTTCAAAGTCTGATGATATAATGAAATGGTGGACAGAAATTTTACCAATTGAGGGCGAAAAATCAATAAAATTTGATGAAATCGTAAACATATCATACCAAAATAAACACAGATCAATAACAGTTAATAGTAATGGACCAAATCCTGATTTTGAAGAAAAAGTAATGTTACTTCGAGAAAGACTTTCACGTATTTATTATCAGAAAAAGTTTTTCAGTTACCCCATTCAACTTTCAATAGAGACTTTAAAAAATTTAGGAACTATAAAAGTTTTCAAAGTGATATTTTCATATTTGAAAATCAAATTTTTTCCGCTGAAGGAAATTAATTCTCTTGAAGACTTCATTATTAATAGATTTGGAAAAGAACTATACATTACATTCTTTAAGTCATATACAGAAAAAGTATGGGGCGTTCCATGCCACAAATTAAGTGCTGATTGGGGAGCCCAAAGGATAAAGGGTCTTTCAGTAACAAAAATAATAAAACACGCAATTTTAAAAGTTGATAAGAATTCAATTAACCAAAAGAAAACTGAACAAAGTCTAATAGAACGATTTTTATACCCTAAATACGGGCCCGGTCAGATGTGGGAAGAAGTTGCAAAGGAAATTGTAAATATGGGCGGAGAAATAATTTTTCAAGCTAATGTCGATGGACTTACATTGCAAAATAAAAATATAACCGAAGTATATTATTCTAAAACTGGAAATAAGAAAGTAATAAATGCAGACTATGTTTTTTCATCAATGCCTATTAAAAAACTTATTTCCCTATTCGGTAATCATACACCAAAATTAATTAGAAATTTAGCAGATGGATTAAAGTATAGAGACTTTTTAACTATAGGTATCTTAGTTAGTAATCTTAAAATAAAAAACAAAGATGGAAGCGAAATAAAAGACAATTGGATTTATATTCAAGAACCTGGAGTTAAAATAGGCAGATTGCAAATTTTTAATAACTGGAGTCCATACATGGTTAAAGATAAAAACACAGTTTGGCTCGGTTTAGAGTATTTTTGTAATAAAGGGGACCAATTATGGGAAATGAACAATAAATCTATTATTTCATTTGGGTTAGAGGAGTTATCAAAGATTGGAATAATTAATAAAGATAGTTTCTTGGACGGAACTGTAATTAGAATGCCAAAAGCATATCCAGCCTATTTAGGCACCTATAATGAAATTCACAAAATTCAAGAATTCCTAGATTCTTTTGAAAACCTATTTCCCATTGGTAGAAATGGAATGCACAGATATAATAATCAAGATCATTCTATGTTAACTGCAATCGCTTCAGTAGATGATATTAAATATAATTTAGGAACTAAAAGCAAAATCTGGGAGGTCAATGAAACTAACGATTATCTAGAAAAGAAATAA
- a CDS encoding efflux RND transporter permease subunit produces the protein MVRFLLSRPIAVTMVFLALMVFSLIGFTKLPISLLPPIDVPQIVVKVNYPNASPEAIEQNVLSRIREGLITLNGLEDIESKAGSETGTLRLQFAYGTSMELAYIEVNEKIDRLTNGLPEELSRPQVIRINTNDIPMVRIQVIPKEGTDYAEVTKLAENVLKKRIEQLQGISLVDINGKQERVITVEPKKAVLAGLGMTEQNVINAIRSGNSEPAGISVKDGQYRYFLRLATRVDTPEDIAKLPVMGPEGNIVELAKVAHVQYRMGAPMGYHLYGQREGLVITVHKQAAAKMNELMEKVSESVELFKQDYPQVDFAISQDQSNLLNAGINNLQTSLLFGGIFAFGVLFIFMGNYRMPLIIGVSLPTSLVISFLVFYAFGISINVISLSGLALGLGMLIDNAIIVLDNITRKRQEGLPLFEACVRGGNEVMSALISSVLTTLAVFVPLVFLSGISGALFFDQAVSVAAILFVSLLVAFVLLPLLYRLFFANKDWHREQEDSRFFKGVLALYKSGYKRLMAQRRLSLIILLALIPLFLMIGLVLPKEGLPPIGKKDVLLELDWNEPIGVEQNRDRVKHIMATLGNNFEHAEADLGFRQFLLFDGENAVQQASIYIDFKDQSSKERYTNQLEKTLRSQYPQASIHLMDAPNAFDQLFASNMPYYEMRWKELKHKQPVEAATMEPWLQELPVKKWKKGPGLQEEAAVVFRLDLEKLALYQIDITELRAQIEKRFGPYTIDEIKQFSEVTPINLLESNEDYSKILSNNDVRSKDGQSYALANFIQVSYEDHYKYVTADKTGIYQSVEITEDHPETMERELRNWGLERDLSVSFSGQYFKDRENLQQLMGILLVAVLLLYFILAAQFESFVQPLIVIFTLPLGIGGALLVLWLTGTSLNVMSAIGLVVMLGIMVNDAILKIDTINRLRVKYAEKEGHLSSVEILEKALYEAGAIRLKPILMTSITTILALLPVVFSAGLGADLQRPLVFSVIGGLTIGTLTALYFVPLCYWAFCRKKNKEERRKVGVAIS, from the coding sequence ATGGTCCGTTTTTTATTGTCTAGGCCCATAGCGGTCACCATGGTTTTTCTGGCACTGATGGTCTTTAGCCTGATAGGCTTTACCAAGCTGCCCATATCCCTATTGCCCCCCATAGATGTGCCACAGATCGTGGTCAAGGTGAATTATCCCAATGCCTCCCCGGAAGCCATTGAGCAGAATGTGCTCAGCCGGATCCGTGAAGGCCTGATCACCCTGAATGGCCTGGAGGATATAGAAAGCAAGGCGGGCAGTGAAACAGGCACGCTCAGGCTGCAGTTTGCCTATGGCACTTCCATGGAGCTGGCCTATATCGAGGTCAATGAAAAAATAGATCGACTGACCAATGGCCTCCCCGAGGAGCTTTCCCGTCCGCAGGTCATCCGCATCAATACCAATGACATTCCCATGGTGCGCATTCAGGTCATACCCAAGGAAGGGACGGATTACGCTGAAGTGACCAAACTGGCCGAAAATGTCCTGAAGAAGCGCATAGAGCAACTGCAGGGCATTTCCTTGGTGGACATCAATGGCAAGCAGGAAAGGGTGATTACGGTAGAACCCAAAAAGGCGGTTTTGGCCGGCCTGGGCATGACGGAACAAAATGTCATCAATGCGATCCGTTCTGGCAATAGCGAACCGGCAGGAATAAGCGTCAAGGATGGACAGTACCGCTACTTCCTGCGCTTGGCCACTAGGGTGGATACGCCGGAAGATATTGCCAAGCTTCCCGTCATGGGGCCAGAAGGAAATATAGTCGAACTGGCCAAAGTGGCCCATGTGCAATACCGCATGGGAGCGCCCATGGGTTATCACCTTTATGGGCAAAGGGAGGGGTTGGTTATCACCGTGCATAAGCAGGCTGCAGCCAAGATGAACGAGCTGATGGAGAAGGTCAGTGAGTCCGTGGAACTGTTTAAGCAGGATTATCCTCAAGTGGATTTTGCCATCAGCCAAGACCAATCCAATCTGCTCAATGCGGGTATCAACAACCTGCAGACCAGTTTGCTCTTTGGTGGTATCTTTGCCTTTGGGGTACTCTTTATCTTTATGGGCAATTACCGCATGCCCTTGATCATCGGTGTCAGCCTACCCACTTCCTTGGTGATCAGCTTCCTGGTATTTTATGCTTTTGGGATTTCCATCAATGTGATCTCCCTAAGTGGCCTGGCACTCGGCCTGGGCATGCTGATCGACAATGCCATTATTGTTTTGGACAATATCACCCGCAAGAGACAAGAAGGACTGCCGCTGTTTGAAGCTTGTGTCAGGGGGGGAAACGAGGTGATGTCGGCATTGATCAGCTCGGTATTGACCACCTTGGCAGTTTTTGTTCCCCTGGTGTTCTTGAGTGGAATATCGGGTGCCTTGTTCTTTGATCAGGCGGTGTCGGTAGCAGCTATTCTTTTTGTGTCCCTATTGGTAGCCTTTGTGTTATTGCCCCTGCTTTACAGGCTTTTCTTTGCCAATAAGGACTGGCACAGGGAACAGGAGGACAGCCGCTTTTTTAAAGGAGTGTTGGCTTTGTATAAGAGTGGCTATAAAAGGCTGATGGCCCAAAGGCGCCTGAGCCTGATCATATTATTGGCGCTTATTCCCCTCTTTTTGATGATCGGACTGGTATTGCCCAAAGAGGGCTTGCCGCCAATCGGGAAAAAGGATGTGCTGCTGGAACTGGACTGGAATGAGCCCATTGGGGTGGAACAAAACCGGGACCGGGTAAAGCATATAATGGCCACTTTGGGAAATAATTTTGAGCATGCTGAGGCAGACCTGGGCTTTAGGCAGTTTTTGCTCTTCGACGGGGAGAATGCTGTGCAGCAGGCGAGCATTTATATCGATTTTAAGGATCAGAGCAGTAAGGAGCGTTATACCAACCAGCTGGAAAAAACACTCCGCAGCCAGTACCCACAGGCCAGCATTCATCTGATGGATGCCCCCAATGCCTTTGACCAGCTTTTTGCTTCCAATATGCCCTACTATGAAATGCGATGGAAGGAACTCAAGCACAAGCAGCCCGTGGAGGCAGCCACCATGGAGCCCTGGCTGCAGGAATTGCCGGTGAAAAAGTGGAAGAAAGGTCCCGGCTTGCAGGAAGAAGCTGCAGTGGTTTTTCGCTTGGACCTGGAAAAACTGGCCCTGTACCAAATAGATATCACCGAACTTAGGGCCCAGATTGAAAAGCGCTTTGGCCCCTATACCATTGATGAGATCAAGCAGTTCAGCGAGGTGACCCCCATCAACCTTTTGGAAAGCAATGAAGATTACAGCAAGATTTTATCCAATAATGATGTCCGTTCCAAAGATGGGCAGTCCTATGCCTTGGCAAATTTTATCCAAGTAAGCTATGAGGACCATTATAAATATGTGACAGCGGACAAGACCGGGATTTACCAATCGGTGGAAATTACCGAAGATCATCCGGAAACCATGGAAAGGGAGCTTAGGAACTGGGGACTTGAAAGGGACCTGAGTGTGTCCTTTTCCGGGCAATACTTCAAGGACAGGGAAAATCTGCAGCAGTTGATGGGTATTCTTTTGGTGGCCGTGCTGCTGCTCTATTTTATCCTTGCTGCCCAGTTTGAAAGTTTTGTGCAGCCCTTGATCGTGATCTTTACCTTGCCCTTGGGCATTGGAGGAGCCCTATTGGTCCTTTGGCTGACCGGTACTTCATTGAATGTAATGTCGGCCATTGGCTTGGTCGTGATGCTGGGAATTATGGTCAATGACGCCATTTTAAAGATCGATACCATTAACCGCCTACGGGTGAAGTATGCGGAAAAGGAAGGCCATTTGTCCTCTGTGGAGATCCTGGAAAAGGCCCTATATGAGGCAGGAGCGATCCGGCTAAAGCCCATCCTGATGACCTCCATAACCACCATTTTGGCCTTGCTGCCAGTGGTCTTCAGTGCAGGGCTAGGGGCAGATTTGCAGCGGCCTTTGGTCTTTAGTGTAATTGGTGGCCTGACCATAGGTACCTTGACGGCCTTGTATTTTGTGCCTTTGTGTTATTGGGCTTTTTGTAGAAAAAAGAATAAAGAGGAAAGAAGAAAGGTTGGAGTAGCTATTAGTTAG
- a CDS encoding IS1595 family transposase has translation MNLIEFTGHFPDEESCEQYIKKYREKSGIRCKNCEKITRHYWFANGRFFECSSCRRRSSLKSGTVMENSKLPLRIWLLAMLFMSATKKGFSCLELQRQLGLSRYETTFRLMHRIRSAMGQRDELYILSDMIEYDECYMETVQENQILGQLKRGKGSQKQTAVAVAAESVPLEDLDSGQKTKRCGYFKMRVMDKVDCESVNAFIRANTVGDVVLFTDKNTAYSKIEEVVATHLAVPSGKGSVNDTLKWVHKAISNLKRTLLGVYHMITYKYLQNYLNEFVYRLNRRYFGKGLFERLVIAGTYPYVQ, from the coding sequence ATGAACCTTATAGAATTTACGGGCCATTTCCCAGATGAGGAAAGTTGTGAACAATACATCAAGAAATACCGTGAGAAAAGCGGTATACGGTGCAAAAACTGTGAGAAGATAACCCGACACTATTGGTTTGCCAACGGCAGGTTTTTCGAATGCAGCAGTTGTCGGAGACGTTCTTCTCTTAAATCAGGGACGGTAATGGAAAACAGCAAGCTTCCGCTCCGTATCTGGCTATTGGCCATGCTGTTTATGTCGGCGACCAAGAAAGGGTTTTCCTGCCTTGAGCTCCAGCGGCAACTGGGGCTTAGCCGATATGAGACCACTTTCCGTCTGATGCACAGGATACGGTCAGCCATGGGACAACGAGATGAGCTTTATATCCTCAGTGACATGATTGAATATGACGAGTGTTATATGGAAACCGTACAGGAGAACCAGATCTTGGGTCAGCTTAAACGTGGAAAAGGCAGCCAGAAACAGACCGCAGTAGCGGTGGCGGCCGAATCGGTACCCTTGGAAGACCTGGATTCCGGGCAGAAAACAAAGCGCTGTGGCTATTTCAAAATGAGGGTCATGGACAAAGTGGACTGCGAGAGTGTCAATGCCTTTATCCGGGCCAATACCGTAGGGGATGTGGTACTGTTTACAGACAAGAACACGGCCTACTCGAAAATAGAGGAAGTGGTGGCCACCCATTTGGCCGTTCCATCGGGAAAGGGGTCCGTAAACGACACCTTAAAATGGGTACACAAAGCAATCAGTAATCTTAAAAGAACGCTGTTGGGGGTATATCACATGATAACTTATAAATATTTACAGAACTATTTAAATGAGTTTGTTTACAGATTGAACCGAAGATATTTTGGCAAAGGACTCTTTGAAAGGCTCGTTATTGCGGGCACTTACCCATACGTGCAGTAA
- a CDS encoding JAB domain-containing protein, with the protein MVKAGKLLELPILDNIILTPEGYYSFADEGGL; encoded by the coding sequence ATGGTAAAGGCGGGTAAATTATTGGAACTTCCGATACTAGATAACATTATCCTAACTCCAGAGGGGTACTATTCCTTTGCTGATGAAGGAGGGCTATAA
- a CDS encoding efflux RND transporter periplasmic adaptor subunit: MPFLALPLCFSCDSKGEKPEEISLESIRNEVTATKVTVAKAEKRSFDYLINASGKVEAAQQVKVFIERRGYLKAFSIKEGQYIKAGTLLAQMDNTDNLFRKEKALVQLKNAQANYNSEMLGFSTIMEGDDQEKIAELQEQLKASSGLLSAEIELKEAELELEKSSIKAPISGKIADLQLKPGSLVNAGDELCEILSTEELNLRVKVLESDIPFISLAQEAEIYPVAAGTGSLSGKVSSINPKVDENGLVEVNIKLKNGEKLLPGMNARAVIRAPQNDNVVVPKQALVYRSGRPVVFTLNGEESKWNYVEVGKDNGREIEVLDGIKDGETVITSNNLQLAHQAPVQIVKENE; the protein is encoded by the coding sequence ATGCCATTTTTAGCCCTTCCGCTCTGCTTTTCCTGCGACAGCAAAGGGGAGAAACCAGAGGAGATTTCCCTGGAATCCATACGCAATGAAGTGACTGCCACCAAGGTCACCGTGGCCAAGGCGGAAAAGCGTTCCTTTGATTACCTGATCAATGCTTCTGGCAAGGTGGAGGCCGCCCAGCAGGTAAAAGTCTTTATCGAAAGAAGGGGCTATCTCAAAGCATTTAGTATAAAAGAAGGACAGTACATAAAGGCAGGGACCCTATTGGCCCAAATGGATAATACGGACAACCTCTTCCGCAAGGAAAAGGCCTTGGTGCAGTTGAAAAATGCCCAGGCCAACTATAACAGTGAAATGCTGGGCTTTTCCACCATCATGGAAGGAGATGATCAAGAAAAGATTGCGGAACTGCAGGAGCAGCTCAAGGCCAGTAGTGGGCTATTATCAGCTGAAATCGAACTGAAGGAAGCAGAACTGGAACTGGAAAAATCCAGCATCAAAGCCCCCATATCAGGAAAGATCGCCGACCTTCAGCTTAAGCCCGGCAGCCTGGTCAATGCAGGGGACGAGCTTTGTGAGATCCTTAGTACAGAGGAACTGAACCTAAGGGTCAAGGTGCTGGAATCGGATATTCCCTTTATTTCCCTTGCTCAGGAGGCGGAGATATATCCTGTTGCTGCAGGAACGGGCAGCCTATCAGGTAAGGTCAGCAGCATCAATCCAAAGGTGGATGAAAACGGCCTGGTGGAAGTGAATATCAAGCTTAAAAATGGAGAGAAATTACTTCCTGGGATGAATGCCCGGGCAGTGATCCGCGCCCCGCAAAATGATAATGTGGTCGTGCCCAAGCAGGCATTGGTCTACCGCTCAGGACGCCCGGTGGTCTTTACCCTCAATGGCGAGGAATCCAAATGGAACTATGTGGAGGTAGGTAAGGACAATGGCCGGGAGATAGAGGTACTCGATGGGATCAAGGATGGGGAAACGGTCATCACCAGCAATAACCTTCAGCTGGCCCACCAAGCACCCGTACAGATCGTCAAAGAAAACGAATAG
- a CDS encoding efflux RND transporter permease subunit — MSPFRIVISFFVLAIIGFALVPGLTVELNPREQQPVLRVSYSVRDASPELVEKLGTAPLEGLFSQLSELKKIESVSAYNSGSVTLRFDKHTDMEFKKFEVTSLIRQVYPSLDAKVSFPLVYQSAQRNNEPPILQYSINAPFAPFEIKKVTEDVLKAVINRFDEVEEVKVYGANDLQLFVTYDIQKLQAYGVTRSMLNAVLSSAFGTGYPGMALNHQGEALFIQVDRSLTDLEQLEMLRITNKGGKEIYLRDLAQLTLEEAEPSRYYRINGNNSVTMSITSREGVNKVVLAQQLKHAVEEAGALLPPGYEVRLEQDDTEYLSKELNKIYKRSGLSILILVVFIFLINRNWRYLTVLFLGILVNLSVTGIILYSLGTHLHLYSIAGLTISFGLIVDNAIIMIDHLHKHKNRKVFLALLAASLTTIAALLMVFLLPEEDQKNLTDFAVVVAVMLAVSLLVALLFTPAMYHLLFREKVGAGRSLSLSKLRRRARWLGRYQKLIRFTSHYRKTFVICLVLLFGLPIFYLPAKWEGQDWYNKTIGSTLYQEDIRPYVDKALGGSLRMFVRGVFEKSGYREAAQTRLYVNVRLPFGNTLDQMDFIIREFEEFLKRVEGVDKFVSNVSSGQYASITITFKEAYESSALPYQLKGRLSVKATDWSGANWSIYGVGQGFSAGPGGEGIPSFTVMMKGYNYDELARQSEILAEKLLQHKRIQEVNTNERLAYRDRSSEEFVLRFDQKKLALQGTNQYEVMSALSDRSKPTGPSLYLNLEDKNYGVVVREKHTEDFSRFDLEETSLISSEDKMFKVSSLGTLIKETTTNSLHKEDRQYIRRVAFEYMGSRKFGNEYLEDVLEEMKTSMPIGYSAETSSYGWGYGKNKRQYTLLLVLIVAIFFICGVLFENLKQPFYIIAVIPIAFIGLFLIFSVFDFYFDQGGYAAFVMLGGLAVNAAIFIVNDLNNRDRGNYNRNVLKSVAGKAIPILLTVLSTCFGLIPFIMEGQNEVFWFSLAMGTIGGLVFSMVGVFVALPVFLWSNY; from the coding sequence TTGAGTCCATTTAGAATCGTCATATCATTTTTTGTCCTGGCCATAATAGGCTTTGCCTTGGTGCCCGGACTGACCGTGGAGCTGAATCCCAGGGAACAGCAGCCGGTCCTGCGTGTTTCCTATTCCGTGCGGGATGCTTCACCGGAATTAGTGGAAAAATTGGGGACAGCACCTTTGGAGGGATTGTTCAGTCAGCTGTCAGAGCTCAAGAAAATAGAGTCGGTTTCTGCTTATAATAGCGGTTCGGTGACTTTGCGCTTCGATAAGCATACGGACATGGAGTTCAAGAAATTTGAGGTGACTTCCCTAATCAGGCAGGTATACCCCTCCTTGGATGCCAAAGTCAGCTTTCCACTGGTCTATCAGTCTGCCCAGCGCAATAATGAGCCGCCCATACTCCAATACAGCATCAATGCACCTTTTGCCCCTTTTGAAATCAAAAAGGTGACGGAGGATGTGCTGAAGGCAGTTATCAACCGCTTTGATGAAGTGGAGGAAGTCAAGGTATATGGGGCCAATGACCTGCAGCTCTTTGTGACTTATGATATACAGAAGCTTCAGGCTTATGGGGTCACCCGAAGCATGTTGAATGCAGTGCTAAGTAGTGCTTTTGGGACCGGTTATCCCGGTATGGCCCTCAACCATCAGGGAGAAGCACTTTTTATTCAGGTGGATCGCTCACTGACCGATTTGGAACAACTGGAGATGCTGCGGATCACCAATAAGGGAGGCAAGGAGATTTATCTCAGGGACTTGGCTCAGCTCACCCTGGAGGAAGCCGAGCCCAGCCGTTATTACCGCATCAATGGCAATAACTCCGTGACCATGAGTATTACGAGTAGGGAAGGGGTAAACAAGGTGGTTTTGGCGCAGCAACTAAAGCATGCAGTGGAGGAAGCTGGGGCGCTGCTTCCTCCAGGCTACGAGGTCCGTCTGGAGCAGGATGATACCGAATACCTGTCCAAGGAGCTGAACAAAATCTACAAAAGATCTGGCCTGTCCATCCTGATTTTGGTGGTCTTTATCTTTTTGATCAACCGGAACTGGCGTTACCTGACCGTGCTGTTTTTGGGCATTCTGGTCAATCTGAGTGTGACTGGGATTATTCTCTATAGCTTGGGCACACACTTGCACCTGTACAGCATTGCTGGCTTGACCATTTCCTTTGGGCTTATCGTGGACAATGCCATCATTATGATCGATCACCTTCACAAGCACAAAAACAGAAAGGTTTTTTTGGCATTGTTGGCGGCTTCCCTGACCACCATTGCGGCCTTGTTGATGGTTTTTTTATTACCGGAAGAAGATCAGAAAAACCTGACAGACTTTGCGGTAGTGGTAGCCGTGATGTTGGCGGTTTCTCTTTTGGTTGCCCTTTTGTTTACCCCGGCCATGTACCACTTGCTCTTTAGGGAGAAGGTCGGTGCTGGCAGGTCACTGTCCCTGTCCAAGCTCAGAAGAAGGGCCAGGTGGTTGGGGAGGTATCAAAAGCTCATCCGCTTTACATCCCATTATCGTAAGACTTTTGTAATATGCTTGGTTTTGCTTTTTGGCCTGCCCATATTTTACCTGCCAGCCAAATGGGAAGGGCAGGATTGGTACAATAAAACCATTGGAAGCACCCTTTATCAGGAGGATATCCGGCCTTATGTGGACAAGGCCCTGGGCGGTTCTTTGCGGATGTTTGTTCGGGGCGTATTTGAAAAGTCCGGCTATAGGGAAGCTGCCCAGACGAGGTTGTATGTGAATGTGCGCCTGCCCTTTGGCAATACCCTGGACCAGATGGACTTTATCATTCGTGAGTTTGAAGAATTCCTGAAGAGAGTGGAAGGTGTGGACAAGTTTGTCAGCAATGTCTCCTCAGGGCAATATGCTTCCATTACCATCACATTTAAAGAAGCCTATGAAAGTTCTGCCTTACCTTATCAGCTGAAAGGAAGACTGTCGGTCAAAGCCACGGACTGGAGCGGGGCAAATTGGAGTATTTATGGAGTAGGACAGGGCTTTAGTGCAGGGCCGGGGGGAGAAGGGATTCCATCCTTTACGGTGATGATGAAAGGCTATAATTATGATGAGTTGGCACGACAGTCTGAAATACTGGCCGAAAAGCTCCTGCAGCACAAAAGGATCCAAGAGGTGAATACCAATGAAAGGCTGGCCTATAGAGACCGTAGTTCTGAAGAGTTTGTACTCCGATTTGACCAGAAAAAATTGGCCCTGCAGGGCACCAATCAGTATGAGGTGATGTCTGCCCTGAGTGATAGGTCCAAACCTACCGGACCAAGTCTATATTTGAATTTGGAGGACAAGAATTATGGTGTGGTCGTCAGGGAAAAGCATACAGAGGACTTCTCCCGCTTTGACTTGGAGGAGACCAGCCTGATCAGTTCGGAAGACAAAATGTTTAAAGTGTCCAGTTTAGGGACACTGATAAAGGAAACTACCACCAACTCCCTGCACAAAGAGGATAGGCAGTATATCCGTAGGGTGGCTTTTGAATATATGGGCTCAAGGAAATTCGGAAATGAATACCTGGAGGATGTCCTGGAAGAAATGAAAACCAGTATGCCTATTGGCTATTCGGCAGAGACCTCCTCCTATGGCTGGGGCTATGGAAAAAACAAGCGACAGTATACCCTGCTATTGGTCTTAATTGTGGCGATTTTCTTTATCTGCGGAGTATTATTTGAAAACCTCAAGCAGCCCTTTTATATCATTGCGGTGATCCCGATTGCCTTTATAGGTTTGTTCCTGATCTTTTCGGTTTTTGATTTTTATTTTGACCAAGGGGGCTATGCGGCCTTTGTGATGCTGGGAGGCTTGGCCGTGAATGCAGCTATCTTTATTGTCAATGACCTGAATAACCGGGACCGTGGAAACTATAATCGCAATGTATTAAAGTCGGTAGCAGGAAAGGCCATACCTATTTTGTTGACCGTTTTGTCCACCTGTTTTGGTCTGATCCCTTTTATCATGGAAGGACAGAATGAGGTTTTCTGGTTTTCTTTGGCCATGGGCACCATTGGCGGTTTGGTGTTCAGTATGGTAGGGGTATTTGTGGCTTTGCCGGTGTTTTTGTGGAGTAATTATTAA
- a CDS encoding glycosyltransferase family 2 protein, whose product MNKKEIIFNISVVIPCYNEALNVKDFYNRIKKTLSIYENYEIIFIDDGSTDTTLFELKNIACIDTNVRYLSFSRNFGHQNALLAGLNWAKGDCIISLDCDLQHPPELIPKMVKIWMEGYKIVNTIRESTQKISLFKRISSSFFYKAFNYLTGERIEKGTSDFRLLDKSVVKNVVEMAKTSLFIRGTVSWLGYKTKYIKFNAPPRSKGKSSYSVLKMINLAISGITYFGITPLRLSFNLGLFVSLIAFLYGIYAIGIHLFSNNAVPGWTSVIVSVLFLSGVQLTMFGIIGEYIGKTFLLSQDRPNYIIEETNIKYEKELFIK is encoded by the coding sequence ATGAACAAAAAAGAGATTATTTTTAATATTTCGGTCGTAATTCCTTGTTATAATGAAGCGTTAAATGTTAAAGACTTTTATAACAGGATTAAAAAAACCCTTAGTATTTATGAAAACTATGAAATTATATTTATTGATGACGGAAGTACAGATACTACTTTATTTGAACTTAAAAATATAGCCTGTATAGATACAAATGTTAGGTATTTATCATTCAGCAGAAATTTTGGCCACCAAAATGCACTTTTAGCAGGATTAAATTGGGCTAAGGGTGATTGCATTATCAGTTTAGATTGCGACCTTCAGCATCCACCTGAATTAATTCCTAAAATGGTGAAAATCTGGATGGAAGGATATAAAATTGTAAATACAATTCGAGAATCTACTCAAAAAATATCATTATTTAAGCGTATCAGTTCTTCATTTTTTTATAAAGCTTTCAATTATTTAACAGGTGAAAGGATAGAAAAAGGCACATCTGATTTCAGGTTATTAGATAAATCTGTAGTTAAAAATGTTGTGGAAATGGCCAAAACCTCTTTGTTTATAAGAGGCACTGTGTCATGGCTAGGATATAAAACAAAATATATCAAATTCAATGCCCCTCCTCGTTCAAAGGGAAAATCCTCGTATTCAGTCTTAAAAATGATAAACCTTGCAATAAGTGGTATCACTTATTTTGGAATAACTCCTTTAAGACTCTCATTTAATTTGGGGCTTTTTGTATCTCTTATTGCATTTCTCTATGGAATTTATGCTATTGGAATTCATTTATTTTCTAACAACGCAGTTCCAGGCTGGACTTCCGTCATTGTAAGCGTTCTTTTTCTATCTGGAGTACAATTGACTATGTTTGGAATAATTGGAGAGTATATTGGGAAAACCTTTCTACTGAGCCAGGATAGACCAAATTATATCATAGAAGAAACAAACATAAAATATGAAAAAGAATTATTTATTAAATAA